One segment of Solanum lycopersicum chromosome 1, SLM_r2.1 DNA contains the following:
- the LOC101255843 gene encoding uncharacterized protein isoform X1, whose amino-acid sequence MDLGCFDMGCIEKKPASDNFSNSENSPTAASRVGKTKAMKESGQSSLVSLNKSGSQIRKPPHRKTSPLNWFPRKKVDSYLKRKIKMLQEVDGMNSTLDETLGDANPHYCRVLREKIAVKEAAQRALEARKAALVEASWCRILQASRIDCKEAEQLLIKSEKYSADAFEAATAIGVILYDIPDCSQKHYKIEKSPAKGEGPTTHTVRTSFETAFEVDKQVASAVKAALLKLANCPSMNKDEVKELLHRISQNPETDDNHQEVSEFSSECESDTASEATELEKEKVRKCKKKQAYEKFNMPNLVEMMLERLRCLQEDELSSLATIVATCGLNAALAEAENSKMHVSGSAADDRSEISVGDGTVKGAEELPSLDKFLVKRLTRLEREVLEAKNARSEAGERSEQSQNESCHKVIHSGYHTNSSHDLASILKKPSVSKFEKEIEEAKNNSKTLVRTKCKATDNSSEVPSLDKFLVKRLTRFEREVLEAKKARSEAGEKCEKTRDKSSDKVVHADYHTDTVNDLASILKKPSSKSEKEIEEAKNNSETLKNKCKASNSNVHSFEVPDLGSVLVKHSSKLEKDIEEAKKKNEKLSEIEGKNSNRLVGTAAIGRRKKHEMDVPSLEDYLVKHMTKLEKEIQEAKNRENTADPDANVSETTSLVGKENVDHNVNSCNGEQPSNPADTLSFEVENKEAVDSLDKILVKPVHRLQRLKMQESSTRRDYRASRTRRKFEANSATDSEGLDKILVKHVSKLEKEKMSFHAKEDNLLNVKKRDTICKQLQNNEGSLDQILVKHKSRLEREKMADIQPHDDDDQIRHSITRKAIRERELQEAWGGLSLGNSMRPHMSRLQRDKAAWIKAEEEERKGTVEEA is encoded by the exons ATGGATTTGGGTTGTTTTGATATGGGTTGTATTGAAAAGAAGCCGGCGAGCGACAATTTTTCTAATTCTGAGAACAGTCCCACCGCCGCTTCCAGAGTCGGAAAG ACTAAGGCAATGAAAGAAAGTGGCCAGTCAAGTTTAGTTTCTTTAAACAAATCTGGATCACAAATTAGAAAGCCCCCTCATCGCAAAACTTCACCTCTGAATTGGTTCCCTCGCAAAAAAGTGGATTCCTATTTGAAGAGGAAAATAAAAATGCTCcag GAAGTGGATggtatgaactcaactcttgatGAGACTTTGGGGGACGCTAATCCCCACTATTGTCGAGTTTTGAGAGAAAAGATTGCAGTGAAAGAAGCTGCTCAAAGAGCTCTGGAAGCTCGGAAGGCTGCTCTTGTTGAAGCATCATGGTGCCGAATACTTCAAGCCTCAAG GATTGATTGTAAAGAAGCAGAACAATTGCTGATAAAGTCAGAAAAATATTCTGCAGATGCTTTTGAAGCAGCAACAGCTATTGGAGTAATCTTGTATGACATTCCTGATTGCTCACAGAAGCATTACAAAATAGAAAAGTCACCAGCAAAAGGAGAAGGACCCACCACTCATACTGTTAGAACATCTTTTGAAACTGCATTTGAGGTGGATAAACAAGTAGCAAGTGCAGTTAAGGCTGCCCTTCTTAAGCTTGCAAATTGCCCTTCTATGAACAAAGATGAAGTTAAGGAACTGCTGCACAGAATAAGCCAGAACCCTGAAACAGATGATAATCATCAAGAAGTGTCTGAGTTCTCTTCAGAATGTGAATCAGATACGGCATCTGAAGCCACAgagttagaaaaagaaaaagtaaggAAATGTAAAAAGAAGCAGGCATATGAAAAGTTTAATATGCCAAATCTTGTGGAAATGATGCTGGAAAGGCTTAGATGTTTGCAAGAAGATGAACTTTCATCTCTTGCTACTATAGTTGCAACGTGTGGGTTGAACGCTGCTCTAGCTGAAGCGGAAAACAGCAAAATGCATGTTTCAGGGTCAGCTGCTGATGATAGATCAGAAATATCTGTAGGAGACGGAACAGTTAAGGGCGCTGAGGAACTTCCAAGCCTGGATAAGTTTCTAGTTAAGCGGTTAACGAGACTTGAAAGGGAGGTATTAGAAGCCAAAAATGCTAGAAGTGAAGCTGGGGAAAGAAGTGAACAAAGTCAGAATGAATCTTGTCATAAAGTGATTCATTCGGGATACCATACAAATTCAAGCCATGATCTGGCAAGTATTCTTAAGAAACCATCTGTTTCAAAATTTGAGAAGGAAATTGAAGAGGCCAAGAACAACTCCAAAACTTTGGTAAGAACCAAGTGTAAAGCTACAGATAATTCGTCTGAGGTTCCAAGCCTGGACAAGTTTTTGGTGAAGCGATTAACGAGATTTGAAAGGGAGGTTTTAGAAGCCAAAAAAGCCAGGAGTGAAGCGGgggaaaaatgtgaaaaaacaCGAGATAAATCTAGTGATAAAGTGGTTCACGCAGACTACCATACAGATACAGTCAATGATCTGGCAAGTATTCTCAAGAAGCCTTCTTCAAAATCTGAGAAGGAAATTGAAGAGGCCAAGAACAACTCCGAGACGTTAAAAAACAAGTGTAAAGCTTCAAATAGCAATGTGCATTCATTTGAGGTTCCTGACTTAGGGAGTGTGTTGGTTAAGCACTCTTCAAAGCTTGAGAAAGATATTGAAGAGGCtaagaagaagaatgaaaaactTAGTGAAATAGAGGGCAAGAATTCGAATAGATTGGTGGGTACTGCAGCAATTGGTCGAAGAAAGAAACATGAAATGGATGTTCCTAGTTTAGAAGATTATCTGGTGAAACATATGACCAAACTTGAAAAGGAAATTCAAGAAGCAAAAAATAGGGAAAACACTGCTGACCCTGATGCCAATGTGTCCGAGACTACCTCATTGGTAGGAAAAGAAAATGTTGACCACAATGTAAATTCTTGTAATGGAGAACAACCATCAAACCCAGCAGACACgttatcatttgaagttgaaaacaAAGAAGCAGTGGATAGTCTGGACAAGATTCTAGTAAAGCCAGTTCATCGTCTGCAAAGACTTAAAATGCAAGAATCATCAACAAGAAGAGACTATCGTGCATCGAGGACTCGAAGAAAGTTTGAAGCTAATAGTGCCACAGATAGCGAAGGCTTGGACAAGATTTTAGTGAAGCATGTTTCAAAGCttgaaaaagagaaaatgtCTTTTCACGCAAAGGAAGACAATTTGCTGAATGTAAAGAAAAGGGACACCATTTGTAAACAGTTGCAGAACAATGAAGGCAGTTTGGATCAGATTTTGGTGAAACACAAGTCGAGACTTGAGAGAGAAAagatggctgatattcagccacatgatgatgatgatcagaTAAGACATTCAATTACTCGGAAAGCTATAAGGGAGAGGGAGCTGCAAGAAGCTTGGGGAGGCTTAAGCCTCGGGAACTCTATGCGTCCTCATATGTCTAGACTTCAGAGAGACAAG GCTGCCTGGATTAAAGCTGAAGAAGAGGAGAGGAAGGGAACCGTGGAGGAGGCGTGA
- the LOC101255843 gene encoding uncharacterized protein isoform X2, which produces MKESGQSSLVSLNKSGSQIRKPPHRKTSPLNWFPRKKVDSYLKRKIKMLQEVDGMNSTLDETLGDANPHYCRVLREKIAVKEAAQRALEARKAALVEASWCRILQASRIDCKEAEQLLIKSEKYSADAFEAATAIGVILYDIPDCSQKHYKIEKSPAKGEGPTTHTVRTSFETAFEVDKQVASAVKAALLKLANCPSMNKDEVKELLHRISQNPETDDNHQEVSEFSSECESDTASEATELEKEKVRKCKKKQAYEKFNMPNLVEMMLERLRCLQEDELSSLATIVATCGLNAALAEAENSKMHVSGSAADDRSEISVGDGTVKGAEELPSLDKFLVKRLTRLEREVLEAKNARSEAGERSEQSQNESCHKVIHSGYHTNSSHDLASILKKPSVSKFEKEIEEAKNNSKTLVRTKCKATDNSSEVPSLDKFLVKRLTRFEREVLEAKKARSEAGEKCEKTRDKSSDKVVHADYHTDTVNDLASILKKPSSKSEKEIEEAKNNSETLKNKCKASNSNVHSFEVPDLGSVLVKHSSKLEKDIEEAKKKNEKLSEIEGKNSNRLVGTAAIGRRKKHEMDVPSLEDYLVKHMTKLEKEIQEAKNRENTADPDANVSETTSLVGKENVDHNVNSCNGEQPSNPADTLSFEVENKEAVDSLDKILVKPVHRLQRLKMQESSTRRDYRASRTRRKFEANSATDSEGLDKILVKHVSKLEKEKMSFHAKEDNLLNVKKRDTICKQLQNNEGSLDQILVKHKSRLEREKMADIQPHDDDDQIRHSITRKAIRERELQEAWGGLSLGNSMRPHMSRLQRDKAAWIKAEEEERKGTVEEA; this is translated from the exons ATGAAAGAAAGTGGCCAGTCAAGTTTAGTTTCTTTAAACAAATCTGGATCACAAATTAGAAAGCCCCCTCATCGCAAAACTTCACCTCTGAATTGGTTCCCTCGCAAAAAAGTGGATTCCTATTTGAAGAGGAAAATAAAAATGCTCcag GAAGTGGATggtatgaactcaactcttgatGAGACTTTGGGGGACGCTAATCCCCACTATTGTCGAGTTTTGAGAGAAAAGATTGCAGTGAAAGAAGCTGCTCAAAGAGCTCTGGAAGCTCGGAAGGCTGCTCTTGTTGAAGCATCATGGTGCCGAATACTTCAAGCCTCAAG GATTGATTGTAAAGAAGCAGAACAATTGCTGATAAAGTCAGAAAAATATTCTGCAGATGCTTTTGAAGCAGCAACAGCTATTGGAGTAATCTTGTATGACATTCCTGATTGCTCACAGAAGCATTACAAAATAGAAAAGTCACCAGCAAAAGGAGAAGGACCCACCACTCATACTGTTAGAACATCTTTTGAAACTGCATTTGAGGTGGATAAACAAGTAGCAAGTGCAGTTAAGGCTGCCCTTCTTAAGCTTGCAAATTGCCCTTCTATGAACAAAGATGAAGTTAAGGAACTGCTGCACAGAATAAGCCAGAACCCTGAAACAGATGATAATCATCAAGAAGTGTCTGAGTTCTCTTCAGAATGTGAATCAGATACGGCATCTGAAGCCACAgagttagaaaaagaaaaagtaaggAAATGTAAAAAGAAGCAGGCATATGAAAAGTTTAATATGCCAAATCTTGTGGAAATGATGCTGGAAAGGCTTAGATGTTTGCAAGAAGATGAACTTTCATCTCTTGCTACTATAGTTGCAACGTGTGGGTTGAACGCTGCTCTAGCTGAAGCGGAAAACAGCAAAATGCATGTTTCAGGGTCAGCTGCTGATGATAGATCAGAAATATCTGTAGGAGACGGAACAGTTAAGGGCGCTGAGGAACTTCCAAGCCTGGATAAGTTTCTAGTTAAGCGGTTAACGAGACTTGAAAGGGAGGTATTAGAAGCCAAAAATGCTAGAAGTGAAGCTGGGGAAAGAAGTGAACAAAGTCAGAATGAATCTTGTCATAAAGTGATTCATTCGGGATACCATACAAATTCAAGCCATGATCTGGCAAGTATTCTTAAGAAACCATCTGTTTCAAAATTTGAGAAGGAAATTGAAGAGGCCAAGAACAACTCCAAAACTTTGGTAAGAACCAAGTGTAAAGCTACAGATAATTCGTCTGAGGTTCCAAGCCTGGACAAGTTTTTGGTGAAGCGATTAACGAGATTTGAAAGGGAGGTTTTAGAAGCCAAAAAAGCCAGGAGTGAAGCGGgggaaaaatgtgaaaaaacaCGAGATAAATCTAGTGATAAAGTGGTTCACGCAGACTACCATACAGATACAGTCAATGATCTGGCAAGTATTCTCAAGAAGCCTTCTTCAAAATCTGAGAAGGAAATTGAAGAGGCCAAGAACAACTCCGAGACGTTAAAAAACAAGTGTAAAGCTTCAAATAGCAATGTGCATTCATTTGAGGTTCCTGACTTAGGGAGTGTGTTGGTTAAGCACTCTTCAAAGCTTGAGAAAGATATTGAAGAGGCtaagaagaagaatgaaaaactTAGTGAAATAGAGGGCAAGAATTCGAATAGATTGGTGGGTACTGCAGCAATTGGTCGAAGAAAGAAACATGAAATGGATGTTCCTAGTTTAGAAGATTATCTGGTGAAACATATGACCAAACTTGAAAAGGAAATTCAAGAAGCAAAAAATAGGGAAAACACTGCTGACCCTGATGCCAATGTGTCCGAGACTACCTCATTGGTAGGAAAAGAAAATGTTGACCACAATGTAAATTCTTGTAATGGAGAACAACCATCAAACCCAGCAGACACgttatcatttgaagttgaaaacaAAGAAGCAGTGGATAGTCTGGACAAGATTCTAGTAAAGCCAGTTCATCGTCTGCAAAGACTTAAAATGCAAGAATCATCAACAAGAAGAGACTATCGTGCATCGAGGACTCGAAGAAAGTTTGAAGCTAATAGTGCCACAGATAGCGAAGGCTTGGACAAGATTTTAGTGAAGCATGTTTCAAAGCttgaaaaagagaaaatgtCTTTTCACGCAAAGGAAGACAATTTGCTGAATGTAAAGAAAAGGGACACCATTTGTAAACAGTTGCAGAACAATGAAGGCAGTTTGGATCAGATTTTGGTGAAACACAAGTCGAGACTTGAGAGAGAAAagatggctgatattcagccacatgatgatgatgatcagaTAAGACATTCAATTACTCGGAAAGCTATAAGGGAGAGGGAGCTGCAAGAAGCTTGGGGAGGCTTAAGCCTCGGGAACTCTATGCGTCCTCATATGTCTAGACTTCAGAGAGACAAG GCTGCCTGGATTAAAGCTGAAGAAGAGGAGAGGAAGGGAACCGTGGAGGAGGCGTGA